In Pyrus communis chromosome 15, drPyrComm1.1, whole genome shotgun sequence, the genomic stretch GAGCAATGTACATCTCCACAGGGAAGTAAACTGTGAGCGGCCAAAATCCCAATGCCCCTAGAAGTCCAACGACATCATTGAAAAATGGCAGGATCATGGAGATCACAGTGGTGACAATCACAAAAGATGTCCTCCAAACCAATCTGAAGAGGTTGAGATTGTAAGAACCGAAAACAGGGATTCGGAATTTGATGTCTTTGGTGATGAACTGGCTATGTGGGTACTTTTCTTTTGCTGTTTTCTCAACAAATGCATAGAGGGGCTGCACAGAGACTTGGTAAGCGCCAAAAAGGTGGATGACAATGGCGGCGTTGGCTATGTCGATGAGCCAGTAGGGGTTGAAGAAGCCAAAACCAGTGAGGAGGTTTCTAGGGGATGAGTCTCCGAAAGCAGCGTAGCCCATGCAACCACACAACATATAGAAAAGGGTTGTGGTAGACACACTGACTAGAGTTGCCTTCTTCATTGTCTTGGCTTCGGATGGAGGGGATTTTAATGTGTCCTGAATTTCAATGAGGACAGGAGAGTATGAGTAGGCAAAGGCTATGTCACCAACTGCTTGGAATCTCCTCCATATTTTTTCTGTTTCAGTCACTGTTTCAGTGTCTATTCCAGTCAAACTTCCTCTGATAGTTCCAGTTTCTGGTAATAGCAAGCAAAAAATATCATAAGTCAGCTAACATGTTTTAATCTAAAAACTAGCAATGTAACGGTATTTATATATCAACAGTCAGTTTTTTAATAAAGAAGAGATATCAGTTTAGCAGCTGAACTAATAACTATTAATTTgtatgagaaatttttaattgtgatcgGAACACGGAGGGTACATTACGTGTTcttatataagtggtggaaattttttatattttaagttattaactttttaatatacatatcccataatttgtataataacacgtgatgtgTCACTTCGTGCaccgatcacattgaaaaatctcttaatTTGTACCTACGACTTTGGCGATTCCGAGGCCAAGTCCGATTGAAGAATAAGTGAAGGACATGACTGCAGCAACAATGGAGAGCCACCACAACTGATCAAAGTCTGGAATTTGAGAGCATATGATTTCTGCTACGCCAAAAGCGATCGTGTACGGATTGCTGTTTACGTGGCAAGGTGCTTTGTCACCATTCTTGTGGAAGCAATTAGACCTCTTAATTGCGCTGtttaattaatcataaaaaagtACAATTAGCCAAAAGAAACATGCCTAAAACCTATAACCTAAAACAAAGCCAGATATAGCCCAAGATTAATGAGGATGTCCCAACacatatgtatattttatttagttttatatttataaattcatttaatGCAACGGTTAAAatctaatttgatgaaattcaacggtaaaaacaaaaatttaacggtccaaatttaattGTAATGGCTAAGACCAACTCCAAAGGATATGCCAAATCTTAGGTGGAATACCAACTAATCACTTTTGATAGCAAATATTGCTCCAATTGAACAGTCTTTTAGTTGACCTGGAATGGCAGCTAGGCCACACGCGTCAATTTTGACactaaaaaccacatttttacactaaaaagttaatcatgatactattcactttacc encodes the following:
- the LOC137718757 gene encoding amino acid permease 3-like encodes the protein MSKMGDTQINPRQGFELSVPMPPEAGSKCYDDDARLKRTGTVWTASARIITAVIGSGVLSLAWATAQLGWVAGPAVMLMFSFVTYYTSTLLSACYRSGDPVAGKRNYTYTDAVRSNLGGFKVKVCEFVQYLNLSFGVAIGYTTASSTSMVAIKRSNCFHKNGDKAPCHVNSNPYTIAFGVAEIICSQIPDFDQLWWLSIVAAVMSFTYSSIGLGLGIAKVVETGTIRGSLTGIDTETVTETEKIWRRFQAVGDIAFAYSYSPVLIEIQDTLKSPPSEAKTMKKATLVSVSTTTLFYMLCGCMGYAAFGDSSPRNLLTGFGFFNPYWLIDIANAAIVIHLFGAYQVSVQPLYAFVEKTAKEKYPHSQFITKDIKFRIPVFGSYNLNLFRLVWRTSFVIVTTVISMILPFFNDVVGLLGALGFWPLTVYFPVEMYIAQKRIPKWSTRWLCLQILSSACLVITIAVAAGSIAAVISDLKINKPFKTSY